A portion of the Candidatus Pristimantibacillus lignocellulolyticus genome contains these proteins:
- the isdE gene encoding heme ABC transporter substrate-binding protein IsdE encodes MRSLKLTAIGLTLCILFMAGCSSNGATGNESVNKPSNTAGNVATPSLDDVDHRIVSTTVAITEVLAALDLNVVGKPSTAKALPERYSDAIEVGNPMSPDMELVKSLKATHVLSVTTLQHDLEDTFKGLGIEARFLDFTSMEDMKAEITKLGAEFNRVEQAKALVESYDKKISDIKAEVAGQKAPSVLILMGIPGSYLVATENSYIGDLVKQIGGTNVVTDSKVEFVSSNTEFLHQGNPDVILRAAHGMPEEVIKMFDDEFKQNDIWKHFNAVKNERVYDLPEDFFGTTGNLAADEALDILADMLYPDRKG; translated from the coding sequence ATGCGAAGCTTGAAGTTAACCGCAATTGGTTTGACATTATGTATATTATTTATGGCAGGTTGTAGCTCTAATGGTGCTACAGGCAATGAATCTGTCAATAAACCATCCAATACAGCAGGCAATGTAGCGACTCCAAGCTTAGATGATGTGGATCATCGTATTGTCTCTACAACAGTTGCTATTACTGAAGTTCTTGCCGCGCTTGATCTTAATGTAGTAGGAAAACCGTCCACAGCGAAAGCATTACCAGAACGATATAGTGATGCTATCGAAGTAGGTAATCCGATGAGTCCTGACATGGAGCTTGTGAAATCTTTGAAAGCTACTCATGTGTTATCGGTAACGACATTGCAACATGACCTAGAAGATACATTTAAAGGATTGGGAATCGAAGCTAGATTTCTAGACTTTACAAGTATGGAAGATATGAAAGCGGAAATTACAAAGCTTGGTGCAGAATTTAATCGAGTGGAACAAGCAAAAGCACTTGTTGAAAGCTACGATAAGAAGATTAGTGATATTAAAGCGGAAGTGGCTGGTCAAAAAGCTCCCTCGGTATTAATTTTAATGGGTATTCCTGGTAGTTATCTTGTTGCTACAGAAAATTCATACATCGGTGATCTTGTTAAGCAAATAGGTGGTACTAATGTCGTAACAGATTCAAAAGTAGAATTTGTTTCATCTAATACAGAGTTTCTTCACCAAGGGAATCCTGATGTTATTCTTCGTGCTGCTCATGGTATGCCAGAAGAAGTTATTAAAATGTTCGATGATGAGTTTAAGCAAAATGATATTTGGAAACATTTTAACGCAGTGAAAAATGAACGTGTATATGATTTACCTGAAGACTTCTTCGGAACGACAGGTAATTTAGCTGCAGATGAAGCATTAGACATACTTGCTGATATGCTCTATCCAGATCGGAAAGGATAA
- a CDS encoding iron ABC transporter permease — protein sequence MKKIIYFVAAVVLLIAVALYSMATGSLKVGLWELIQGLIYGGNDNVDVIRDLRLPRIIVAILTGAALAVSGVLLQAVMRNPLADAGVIGISSGAGFVSVLIATLFPTLIFWMPMFSVIGGLFACFLVYLFSWRSGLQPLRLILVGVAINAMFSGLNQLFNYRGSYAVGAVNQAVSSMFSMKKWADVETLLIYVSIGLVIALLLSTWCNMLSLQDRTASNLGLRVMRARVIISFVAVLLASVATAIGGLIAFVGLLIPHIARLMVGTDHKILIPFSAISGGLLILLADTLGRTIIYSIDIPASVIMMIIGGPFLIFMLMRGDRVNGN from the coding sequence ATGAAGAAAATCATTTACTTTGTTGCTGCGGTTGTGTTGCTTATCGCAGTCGCGTTGTATTCTATGGCAACAGGAAGTCTTAAAGTTGGTCTTTGGGAACTTATCCAAGGATTAATCTATGGTGGTAATGATAATGTTGATGTCATTCGAGATCTTCGACTACCTCGTATCATTGTTGCAATACTAACAGGGGCAGCTTTAGCAGTCTCAGGTGTACTGTTACAAGCAGTTATGCGTAATCCACTGGCTGATGCTGGGGTAATTGGTATTTCATCTGGTGCGGGCTTTGTATCAGTATTAATTGCCACATTGTTCCCTACACTTATTTTCTGGATGCCAATGTTCTCAGTTATTGGTGGTCTATTTGCATGTTTCTTAGTATATCTATTCTCATGGCGTTCAGGACTCCAACCACTTCGCCTTATTCTCGTCGGGGTTGCTATTAATGCAATGTTCTCTGGACTTAATCAATTATTCAATTATCGTGGTAGTTATGCGGTTGGTGCTGTTAACCAAGCTGTCAGTTCTATGTTCTCAATGAAAAAATGGGCAGATGTTGAAACTTTATTGATCTATGTATCGATTGGTTTAGTTATCGCTTTATTGCTTAGTACCTGGTGTAATATGCTGTCTCTGCAGGATCGTACAGCGAGTAATCTAGGCTTACGTGTTATGCGTGCTAGAGTCATTATCTCCTTTGTGGCCGTATTATTAGCCTCGGTTGCAACAGCTATTGGTGGCTTGATCGCGTTTGTGGGGCTATTAATTCCACATATTGCGCGTCTAATGGTCGGTACAGATCATAAGATTCTTATTCCATTCAGTGCGATATCTGGAGGATTACTTATATTATTAGCTGATACACTTGGAAGAACGATTATCTATTCAATTGATATTCCAGCATCCGTTATTATGATGATTATTGGTGGTCCATTCCTAATCTTTATGTTAATGAGGGGGGATCGTGTCAATGGAAACTAA